A region of the Roseiflexus sp. RS-1 genome:
AATGTCGGCACGGAACATGTGCGTCAGCAGAGCCTCGGTCTGGTGCGCACCCACGACCGAAATGCCGAGGAGGCCGCGCGCGAGCGGGTGTTTGAGGCGCTTCGACAGGCGTTCCGCCCCGAGTTCCTCAACCGTATCGACGAGATTATCGTCTTCCACGCTCTCACCGAACAGGAGTTGATGCAGATCGTCGATCTGCTGGTGCGCGAGGTCGATGAGCGTCTGCGTGAGCAGGGGTTGACACTCGAACTGACCCCGACAGCGAAGAAGTTGCTGGTGCGCGAAGGGTACAACCCGGCTTACGGGGCGCGCCCGCTCCGTCGCACGGTGCAACGCCTGGTCGAAACGCCGCTGTCGCGCAACCTGCTGCGCGGTTTGTTCAAACCCGGCGATACCATCCTCGTCGATGTCGATCCGCAGACCGATGCGTTGACCTTCACGCGACGCGAGACGCTCGATCTGGAGGTGAAGAAGCCGGTCGAGCCGGTGAGCGGGTAAATAGTTGTGCATCGTGTGGTGCGCTGGTTGGTGGCATAGTGAATTGTTTCACTGTGCCACTGCTATACTATGGCAGTTCTCACAAATTGAACATTCCACCGATAACCGCAACCACGATCGTGCGCCGCACGCGGTGACCGAAATGAATTTCGGTCTACACTCCGCTGGAAGCGAATGTCTCGTGCGACACAACAGAGGTGAACGATAGTCCACGTATCTGAGAAATGCTGTAAATCCTGATCGAATGTCATGCTTATGGTCTTTGAATAAATAATTCCGTATAGCCCGCGCAGGCGGGCTTCGCTCTGGAGAGCCGAGGGCTTATGGTCTTTGAATAAATAATCCGGTATAGCCCGCGCAGGCGGGCTTCGCCCCGGCTAGCCGAGGGCTTCAGCCCCACGGCTAGCGCGGGATAGCGGATTAAATTCTCAATCTCCATCAGCCCCACGGCTCGTTCGGTATAGCGGATTTAATGCTCCCATCTCTATCATCAGCACCCTCGCCTGTAACCTGACCTATGGTGCGATATATCTTCACCGGAAAGCGTCTGATTGCCACCTTCCTCGTTCTGATCGGCGCAGTGGCGCTGTGTGGATTGGGGATGTGGCAGCTTGACCGTCACTCTCAGCGTGCTGCATTGAATGCGCGCATTGCCGCAGGGCTGGCGCAACCCCCGGTGGCGCTGGAAACGGTGGACGATCTCCAGTCGCTCGACTACCGCCCCGTTACTGCGCGCGGCGCGTTCGACCCGACGCACGAAGTGCTGCTGCGAAACCGTTCGTTCAATGGGGTGACCGGCTATCACGTGATTACGCCGCTGCGCCTGAGCGGTCGAAATGAAGCGGTGCTCGTTGATCGGGGATGGATTCCGTTGACCGAAGCGTCTCCAGAGGCGCGGCGCAAATTTGCTCCCCCTGCCGGCGAGATGGTCGTGACCGGCATTGCCAGACAGCCTGAAACGTATGTCGGCGGACCGCAGGATCCTCCGTTGAGTCCGGAGCGACCACGCCTCGATGCCTGGTTTCGCGTCGATGTTGCGCGGATTCAGGAACAGACGCCTTATCCGCTGCTGCCGCTGTTCATCGAGGTGCAGCCGATCCCCGGCGCAGAACCGACGCTGCCGCAGCCGGTTCCGCTGCCTGAACTCGACCAGGGACCGCACCTGGGATATGCCATTCAGTGGTTCGCATTCGCCGGCATTCTGGTGGTCGGCTATGTTGTGTTGCAGCGGAATACGTTACGGGGCGAAGGGTGAACGCTGCGCGTCGGGTATCGACGCAGGCGCCCGACAGGTGTGGAAGGTGTATTATGCACCACAGGACATATCACGATGGAACACTTCACTTCGCATGATCTCCACCTCAGCGATGTACGGTTGCATCTCTACCGTGGCGGGCATGGTCCCGCAGTCGTGCTGGTGCACGGGTTGACCGACCATGCGCGCTACTGGGCGCCGCTGGCGCGCGCACTGGCTGGCGAGTACGACGTGATCGCCTACGATGCGCGCGGGCATGGGTTGTCCGATCCTTCGCCCAACGGCTATCACCTCGACCTGCTCGCCGCCGATCTGGCTGCGCTGGTCGAAGCCCTGGGATTGATGCGACCGGCAGTTATCGGGCATTCGATGGGCGCATCGACAGCGGCGATTGCCGCAGCAACCCATCCCGGCATGTTCCGCTGCGTCATTCTGGAAGACCCGCCCTGGCGCAGCGCATTGCCTGCCGATATGCCGGACGTGACGACGACGCGCGCCACGTGGCGAGAAGACCTGCTGGCGATGAAAACGATGGACGATGCAGCGCTGCTGGCGCGGTGTCGCGCCGAGTCGCCGGGGTGGAGCGACGAAGACTACGCACTGTGGATGGAGTCGAAGAAAGCCGTCAACCCCGATGCGCTTGACGTTCTTCCATCGTTTGTGCGTTTGTGGCCCGAAGATGTGCGCCGGATCGACTGTCCGCTGCTGATCCTGACCGGTGAGCCAGAACGGGGGGCGCTTTTTGACCCCGGCGCCGAACAGATCGTCCGGCAGGTGCGTCCTGATGTACAGGTCGTACGCATCCCTGGTGCAGGACATCAGGTGCGCCGGGAAGGGTTTGTTGCGTATCTCAATGCCGTGAAGCGTTTTTTGAAGGATGCGGCGTGACATTAGCGCGGTTGCCAGAGAAGTATATGATTATATGATCGCGTATCACACGGTGTCATTCGACGCGGATCAGGAATGACACTACCGCTGCAACCTCGCCAGACGCGCCAGCGCACGCAGACGCCCCTGCCACGAAATCGGCAGACGCCAGAAGAGCGGATGCACCAGCGACGACAGCAACAGCGACGGATAATACCGGCGGATGAGCGCCAGGTACCCCAGATACGCCAGCAACCAGTGCCACGGCGACCGCAATTTCCCATCAACGCTCCACGCCGGTGACGTGACTCGTCGCGCCCAGGCAAGCGCATCCGGCTCATACAGGCGCCAGTGATCGAGAAAAATCCGCGCGCGCAGTTCCAGATCGTAGCGCCGGGCAGTCGAGAGCATACTCCCGGCAGTGCGTCGGTAGCGCAGCAATGGTTGCGCGATATGCAACCCCTCCCAACCGGCTTCCGCCAGACTGACCCAGAAATCCCGATCTTCGTATCCCTGCACAGGCTTGAACGTGCGAAAACCGCCGACCTGTTCCCACGCCTCACGCCGAAACAGGGTCGCTGGCATCATCAGGTTCTCGAAACGCAGATGGTCCAGGCTGTACGGTCGTGTACGCAGGATGTTGTTCTCAGCGCCGAAACGCCGCACATCAGTATAGACAAAACCGACTTCCGGATGCGCATCGAGCGCCGCGACCGTCTGCGCCAGCATCTCCGGTTCAAGCATATCGTCTGCATCGAGCGGCAGGATGTAGGGTGCGCGCGCAACCCGGATACCGGCATTGCGCGCCTCCGCCAGACCACGATTCTCCTGGCGGATCAACCGGATGCGGCGATCAGGGTGCGCGGCGATCAGGCGCTGCGCAACCGCTGCCGTATCGTCGGGGCTGCCATCATCAACAATGATAATCTCCCAGTCGGTGAAGGTCTGCGCCACCACGCTGGCAACCGCCTCGGGCAGAAACTGCGCCTGCCGGTAGCACGGAATAACAACGCTCACCCGCAGTGTGTCGGCAGCGTTAACTGTTGCGTTCTCTGGTTGTGTTTGCGGATGGGACATTAACGACGCCTTTCGTAAACCACGCCTCATTCCCTCGCCCCACCGCCCTCCTGTGCGGGCGCAGCCGCGCTGCGCCCCTCCGTGCCTGCTGCCCTGCCCCCCTGTACGGGCGCAGCCGCGCTGCGCCCCTCCGTGCCTGCTGCCCTGCCCCCCCTGTACGGGCGCAGCCGCGCTGCGCCCCTCCGTGCCTGCTGCCCTGCCCCCCTGTACGGGCGCAGCCGCGCTGCGCCCCTCCGTGCCTGCTGCCCTGCCCCCCCCTGTACGGGCGCAGCCGCGCTGCGCCCCTCCGTGCCCTGCCGCCTCGCCCCCTGTGCGGGCGCAGCCGCGCTGCGCCCCGACACGCCCTGCCGCCCTGTGCGGGCGCAGCCGCGCTGCGCCCCTCTGTCGCCTCGTGCCTCATCCCTCCTCACCTCACCGATTATACGCTCTCCCCAGCGCGCGCTTGATCCGCCACATAACCTCCCGGCGCAGCACATAGATCCGCCGATCAAAACGGTCAACCCACGCCCGCATCCGCATTAGACGCGCCAGCCGGAGCCAGGCGGACGACCAGCGCACTGCACGCGCCCGGCGCACCGGCGCAAGCCGCAGCAATGCCTCACGGAACTGGAGATACTCGATCGCCAGCGACGCGCTCGCCAGCCCCAGATCGCGATCAACCAGCGGGCGCGGCGCGGTGCGCGCCAGCGTCTCCGCCCGCTCGATCCGCGCCAGCATGCAATCAATCATCTGCCGCCGGTCGAACCGTTCCACCACCCGTGTGCGCGCCGCCATCGCCATCGCCGCACGTTGCGACGGATCGGCGATCAGACGCTCCAGCGCAGTGACATACTGTGCAACCTGATCGCCTCCCGGCGGGAT
Encoded here:
- a CDS encoding SURF1 family cytochrome oxidase biogenesis protein; translation: MVRYIFTGKRLIATFLVLIGAVALCGLGMWQLDRHSQRAALNARIAAGLAQPPVALETVDDLQSLDYRPVTARGAFDPTHEVLLRNRSFNGVTGYHVITPLRLSGRNEAVLVDRGWIPLTEASPEARRKFAPPAGEMVVTGIARQPETYVGGPQDPPLSPERPRLDAWFRVDVARIQEQTPYPLLPLFIEVQPIPGAEPTLPQPVPLPELDQGPHLGYAIQWFAFAGILVVGYVVLQRNTLRGEG
- a CDS encoding alpha/beta fold hydrolase yields the protein MEHFTSHDLHLSDVRLHLYRGGHGPAVVLVHGLTDHARYWAPLARALAGEYDVIAYDARGHGLSDPSPNGYHLDLLAADLAALVEALGLMRPAVIGHSMGASTAAIAAATHPGMFRCVILEDPPWRSALPADMPDVTTTRATWREDLLAMKTMDDAALLARCRAESPGWSDEDYALWMESKKAVNPDALDVLPSFVRLWPEDVRRIDCPLLILTGEPERGALFDPGAEQIVRQVRPDVQVVRIPGAGHQVRREGFVAYLNAVKRFLKDAA
- a CDS encoding glycosyltransferase family 2 protein, which gives rise to MSHPQTQPENATVNAADTLRVSVVIPCYRQAQFLPEAVASVVAQTFTDWEIIIVDDGSPDDTAAVAQRLIAAHPDRRIRLIRQENRGLAEARNAGIRVARAPYILPLDADDMLEPEMLAQTVAALDAHPEVGFVYTDVRRFGAENNILRTRPYSLDHLRFENLMMPATLFRREAWEQVGGFRTFKPVQGYEDRDFWVSLAEAGWEGLHIAQPLLRYRRTAGSMLSTARRYDLELRARIFLDHWRLYEPDALAWARRVTSPAWSVDGKLRSPWHWLLAYLGYLALIRRYYPSLLLSSLVHPLFWRLPISWQGRLRALARLARLQR